The DNA segment AGATGCCCAGGATCGTCCCATAGAAGAGGGAGCCCAGGATGTTGACGGCCTCGACGAGGGACCCCAGGCGATGAGCGTACCCCGCAAAGGCGATGGCCAAAATCCCCCAGGCCAGGGTCGCGGCCTTGGAGACGACCACGTAGTGGCGTTCGTCGGCCGTCCGTCGGACCATGCGGCGGTACACGTCTACGACCGTCGTCGAGGCCAGGGCATTGAGCTCGGCCGCGACGGACGACATGGCGGCCGCGAAGACGACGGCGATCATCAGCCCGACGAGGCCTGCCGGGAAGTGACGGAGCACGAAGGCCAAGAAGATATAGTTGACGTCGCTCGTCTCGGCTCGGGGGTTGACCTGCCGGATGAGTCGGGCGACCCGCCGACGGATGTCCTCGATACGGGCCTGGGCCGTCGTCAGGGCCGCCCGGGCCGCTTCGACGTCGGAAGCGTCCTTTCGCTGGAGGGCCGCCGCCAGCCGGCGGGCGGCGGCTTCCTTGACCCGAAAGGCTTCGGCATACTCGGCCTCGAGGGCCGCATACTCGGCCGCATAGGGACTGGCTCGGAGTCGGGCCGTCTCGACGGGATTGAAATACAGCGGGGGCGCTACGAACTGATGGAAGGCCAGCACGGTCGCCCCCGTCAGGAGGATGAAGAACTGCATCGGGACCTTCACGATCCCGTTAAAGAGCAGGCCCAGTCGGCTTTGGGCCACCGAACGGCCCGTCAGGTAGCCCCGGACCTGGGACTGGTCGGTCCCGAAGTACGAGAGGGCCAGGAAGAATCCGCCGATCAGACCCGACCAGAGGGTGTAGCGGTCGTGGAAGTCCAGAGAGAAGTCGACGGCCCGGAGGCGTCCCATCTGACCGGCTACGCGCAAGGCCGTCGTCCATGAAATGCCGTCCGGCAGGAGGGCCACGACGGTCCCCAGGGCCCCGAGGAGGCCGCCCATCATGATGGTAAACTGCAGGAACTGAGTCCACTGGACCGACCGCGACCCGCCCAGGGTCGTGTAAAGGACGACGAGGCCCCCCATGATCAGGACGGTCGTCGAGACGTCCCATCCCAGGAGGACCGACAGCACGATGGACGGGGCGTAGATCGTCAGGCCCGCCGCCAGGCCCCGCTGGACCAGGAACAGGCCGGCCGCCAAGAGACGCGTCTTGAGGTCGAACCGCCGCTCTAAGTACTCGTAAGCCGTGTAGACCTTCAGGCGATGGTAGACCGGGACGGCCACGGCGGCCAGGACGACCATCGCCAGAGGAAGGCCGAAGTAGAACTGCACGAAGCGGAGGCCGTCGACGTATGCCTGGCCCGGTGTCGACAGAAAGGTGATGGCGCTCGCCTGGGTCGCCATGATGGAGAAGGCGACGGCGTACCACGGCATGGACCGGTGGGCCAGCAAGTAGCCCTGCATGTCCCGCAGGCCCCGGGCCTTCCAGAGGCCATACAGCTCGACGGCGACCAACGAGGTGACCAGGACGAACCAGTCGACGGGCCTCACAAGCGTCACCTGTCCTTCGTGTAGAAAGCTTCACCCCCGCCCGCTGAACCATCGGGTGAACCAGTAAAGCAGTAGAATCCATAGGATGAGATGCAAGACGACGAAGGCATAACAGCCCAGCCAGCCCCGGAAGAGGGGCGGCCCCTCGCCGCCGTCGTCCCGATGATGCTCGCTTCCCGCCGTCGCCACCTCGCGCATCTCGTATCCCGTCTTACCTCGCCTCGACCAGATTCACGAAGGCCCGGAAGGCCCCCGGAACACCCGCCGGGAGCTGGCGGAACCAGGCATAGGCCGTGTAGATGAAGACGCCCTTCCCATAGCGGGCCCATAGAAGTCCTCCGGCCAGGGGCTTCTCGCCCGGGTCCTGGCTGGCGAGGACCGTCTCGTAGCGGGGGTCCCACGTCCCGGCGAAGTAGAGACCCCGTTCTTGAACCCAGCCCTCAAAGTCCTGAGCCGTCAGCCGGTGGGGCCGGTTCAGGACCGGGTGGTCCGGCCGGAGGAACGTAACGGGGGCCTCCTCGGCCGTGACCCGTTCTTGAGAGATCTGGAAGGGATATGGGCCGATGGCATCCGTCACCAACCCACGGGCCGTGTTGTATTGGACGATCAGGGTCCCACCGTTGGCCACGTAGTCCATCAGGCGGCGGTGGACCCGACGGAGCACAGGCCGCGTGTTGTAGGCCCGCACGCCGGTGATGATGGTATCAAAAGCGCTGAGGTCGCCCGCTTCCAGGTCCTCGTCCGTCAGGAGGGTCACGCGGTAGCCGACTTGACGTAGGTAGCGGGGAATCTCATCGCCAGCACCCATGACGTAGCCGATGTGGCGCTTGTGGATCGTCAGGTCGACTCGCACCAGGCGGGCCTCGGCCGGGGGAAACAGCGTCTGCGGGACGATGTGGGGATAGGCGATACGGACGATGTCTCGGGCCGGCTGGGGACGCCCGCCGATTTCCACTTCGGCCTGGAGGCGCCCGGTTACCGGCCCGGCCGGGGGCCGCATCGTGACGACCGCATCGACCGTCTCGCCTTTCTGGGTCATCTGGAAGGGGACCGACGCCGGCTCCGCCTGCCAACCCGGCGGCAGGCGCAGTCGCAAGGTCCCGGCGACGCCGGCGGCTTGGCTCTGAAGGGAGAGGCGGACCCGCCTCGGACGGGCGTCGGGAAAGACGTACAGGACGTCGTCCCAGTGAACGCTCACGGGCGGCACGATGACGAAGGGCCGGTCTTGCTCGCCCTCGACGGGGTCCGTGAAACGGTAGGTCACCGGGACCGAGAAGGTCAACGGGCCGCGGTCTGTCGAGACGATGAACTCGACGCGCAGGGGCGGATTCTCCGGTTGGCCCCGCAGGTCCGGGTCCGTCGCCCGGTAGAGGCCCTGCTCGGGCGGCTCCCGAAGCCAGTACGGCTGAGCCGGTCGGGCGTCCGCGGGGATGCGAAGCGAGGCCTCGACCCGCAGGGGTCGATTCGGTGCCAAGGGTGCTTGAACGTCGACGACTTCAGTCCGGTAAGGGATGCGGACTTTCTCCAAAACCCAGGGGAGGTCGGACCGCAAGAGGGCCATCAAGTTCAGTCGGACTTCCGTCCCCGGGGCGGCCGTCTCGTCGGCGGCGATGGCCTCCAGCCAGAGGCCCGCACAGTCCCGCAGGACGTCCAAGAGCTCCTGTCGCTTGACGTCGACCCAGTCGTCCGGCGGCAGACGGTTCATCCGCCCGTAGGCTTCCAACAGGAGGGGGACGACGTCGGCCGGCCGGTCGGGTCGAAAGGCCCGGACGGCCTCGGCGAGGACGGACCCGACGGTCGCTCCGCCGGGGACCCGGTTCCACGCCGTGTCGACGCCGTCCAAGAGGTCCTTTTCGGGGGGATCGCCGGCCACGGGGACCAGGAACTCGAGGGTCTCGCCCCGACGGGCCGCCGACCCGAAGCCCTGACTCTTGTGGAGCGATCGGCTTTCGGCGGCAATCTCCGTATAAGAGCGGCCCAAAAGGGGATTGTAGGCCCCGACGTTCAGGGTCAGGAGACCCGGCGTCGGCGGGGGCGGGCCCTCGGCGGCAGGGCGAAACATATTCCACAGGAGCCGGCGGGGCTGCCAGGGCTTCACGTACCGGAGCTGGTCCGGGAAGCGGTCCGGGTCGCCGGCCGCCTGGAAGGCTTCTTCCGCCAGGATCGCCGAGGCCGTGTGATGACCGTGGCCCCCGCCGGTCTTGGGGAATCGCGTGATGACGACGTCGGGCCGGAATTTCCGGATGACCCATACGACGTCGGCCAGGACGGCCTCCCGGCCCCAGATGCGAAGGGCCTCTTCCGGACTCTTCGAGTAACCGAAGTCGATCGCTCGCGTGAAGAACTGCTCGGCCCCGTCGACCCGACGGGCGGCCAGGAGTTCTTGCGTCCGGAGGACGCCGAGGTACTCGTCCTTCTCGGGTCCTAAGAGATTCTGACCCCCGTCGCCTCGCGTGATGGAGAGATAGGCCGTACGGAATAGACGACCCTTCGACAGGTAAGCCAGGAGGGCCGTGTTTTCATCGTCGGGATGGGCCCCCACGTAGAGGACACTTCCCAAGACGGTCAGCTTCCGAAGGGCCAGCAGGAGTTCGGCGGCGTCCCGGGCCTTCGGCGACGTTCCATTCCCAGATCGGACCCAGGAGCCAGGACCCCCAAAGCCGCTGACCAGCAGGACGATGAGCAGGCTTACGGACCGAGCCATCCGCCTCATGGACCCATCCCGGACGGCGCCGTCCGGTTCAGGGAAAAATGGGAGCCGGACCGCCTTTTCCCATCGGTACGATCAACGAACGTCGGGGCCCCAGGTGTTCCCGCAGACGGACCCGGTATCAATGCCCGTCGGGCCGCAGGAGGGTCGCCGCCGTCCCGAGGGCCGCCGCCAGGCCGCTCATCTCGATGGGGATAAAGATCTTCGTGGCCTGGCCGTTGGCGATTTCCTTGAGGGCCTCTAAGTACCGGATCGTGATGAGGTCCGTCGTCGGGGCGCCCTCGTGGATGCCGCGGAATACATTGATGATGGCCTGCATCTCGCCCTCGGCGACCGTGATGCGCCGGAACTTCTCGGCCTCGGCCACCAGCCGGATGGCCTCCGCCTCGCCCTGGGCGTGCAGGATCTTGGACTGGCGCTCTCCGTCAGCCCGCAGGATGGCCGCCTGCTTTTCGCCCTCGGCCTTCAGGATCTCCGACTGCTTGATGCCCTCGGCCTCCAGGATGGTCGCCCGCCGGTCCCGTTCGGCCTTCATCTGACGATGCATCGCCTCCATGACGTCCCGAGGCGGGTCGATGCGCTTGAGCTCGACGCGGGTGACCTTCACGCCCCACTTGTCGGTCGCCTCGTCGAGGACCGTCCGAAGCTTGGCGTTGATGATCTCCCGGCTCGTCAGCGTCTGGTCCAAGTCCAGCTCGCCGATGATATTCCGGAGGGTCGTCTGCGCCAGATTGATGACGGCGACCGAGAAGTTCGCGATGTTGTACAGCATCTTAGGCGCGTCCACGATCTGGTAGTAGATGATCCCGTCGACGGTGACGATGACGTTGTCCTTGGTGATCACTTCCTGGGGCGGTACGTCCACGACCTGCTCCCGCAGGTCGACGACGCGTACGAGGTCCAGGAAGGGAACGACCATCCGGAGGCCCGGCCGAATCAGCCGGTAGAAGCGTCCGAGCCGCTCGACGACACCGACCTGATAGGGCCGGATGATCCGAACGGAGCGGACGAGATAGAACAGTACGACCGGGGCCACGATGAATACGATGAAGAAGGTCAGCACGTACGCCATGGGGGTACCTCCTCGGCAAAATGGGGCATGTCGGCAGATGGGCAGATCGGCCAGTCTATTGGCTCATGGCTCATAGCTGACGGCTCATGGGCCATATTGGCTTATGGCTCATAGCTCATGGGCCATGAGCCATCAGCCATGAACTATGAGCTAATAGGGGCCATCGGCCATGAGCCATGAGCCAATAGGGGCCATGAGCCCATCTTGATCCCTGCGTCCTGAAAAATTGTGCTTCTCGGGCGTTGAAGACGGCCCTGGGATAACCCAAGGGCCTATGGTCTGAGGTCCGGGGTCTATGGCTCATGGTCTGGGGTCTGGGGTCCGGTCGGCTCCACGACGAGCTTGTTGCCCTCGACGCCGGTGACCCGCACCGTCGCACCCGGCGGAATTTCGACGTCCGCCGCGGCCACGGCCCGCCAAGCCTCCCCCTCGACCTTCACGAGACCGCCCAGGGGGCCCCGAACGGCTTCGATGACCCAGCCCGTCTGACCGATCAGCCCCAGGGCTCCAAATTCCCGACTCTGGGATTCCTGGCGATGCAGGAACCGACGGGATACAAGCAGGGCGGCGATGGCGATGCCCAAGGCACCTCCGACTTGTAGCCACAGGGGACCGCCCAGGAGGGCGACGACCCCGCCCA comes from the bacterium HR11 genome and includes:
- the mca gene encoding Mycothiol S-conjugate amidase, whose amino-acid sequence is MRRMARSVSLLIVLLVSGFGGPGSWVRSGNGTSPKARDAAELLLALRKLTVLGSVLYVGAHPDDENTALLAYLSKGRLFRTAYLSITRGDGGQNLLGPEKDEYLGVLRTQELLAARRVDGAEQFFTRAIDFGYSKSPEEALRIWGREAVLADVVWVIRKFRPDVVITRFPKTGGGHGHHTASAILAEEAFQAAGDPDRFPDQLRYVKPWQPRRLLWNMFRPAAEGPPPPTPGLLTLNVGAYNPLLGRSYTEIAAESRSLHKSQGFGSAARRGETLEFLVPVAGDPPEKDLLDGVDTAWNRVPGGATVGSVLAEAVRAFRPDRPADVVPLLLEAYGRMNRLPPDDWVDVKRQELLDVLRDCAGLWLEAIAADETAAPGTEVRLNLMALLRSDLPWVLEKVRIPYRTEVVDVQAPLAPNRPLRVEASLRIPADARPAQPYWLREPPEQGLYRATDPDLRGQPENPPLRVEFIVSTDRGPLTFSVPVTYRFTDPVEGEQDRPFVIVPPVSVHWDDVLYVFPDARPRRVRLSLQSQAAGVAGTLRLRLPPGWQAEPASVPFQMTQKGETVDAVVTMRPPAGPVTGRLQAEVEIGGRPQPARDIVRIAYPHIVPQTLFPPAEARLVRVDLTIHKRHIGYVMGAGDEIPRYLRQVGYRVTLLTDEDLEAGDLSAFDTIITGVRAYNTRPVLRRVHRRLMDYVANGGTLIVQYNTARGLVTDAIGPYPFQISQERVTAEEAPVTFLRPDHPVLNRPHRLTAQDFEGWVQERGLYFAGTWDPRYETVLASQDPGEKPLAGGLLWARYGKGVFIYTAYAWFRQLPAGVPGAFRAFVNLVEAR
- the hflC_2 gene encoding Modulator of FtsH protease HflC; the protein is MAYVLTFFIVFIVAPVVLFYLVRSVRIIRPYQVGVVERLGRFYRLIRPGLRMVVPFLDLVRVVDLREQVVDVPPQEVITKDNVIVTVDGIIYYQIVDAPKMLYNIANFSVAVINLAQTTLRNIIGELDLDQTLTSREIINAKLRTVLDEATDKWGVKVTRVELKRIDPPRDVMEAMHRQMKAERDRRATILEAEGIKQSEILKAEGEKQAAILRADGERQSKILHAQGEAEAIRLVAEAEKFRRITVAEGEMQAIINVFRGIHEGAPTTDLITIRYLEALKEIANGQATKIFIPIEMSGLAAALGTAATLLRPDGH
- the sglT_3 gene encoding Sodium/glucose cotransporter; the protein is MRPVDWFVLVTSLVAVELYGLWKARGLRDMQGYLLAHRSMPWYAVAFSIMATQASAITFLSTPGQAYVDGLRFVQFYFGLPLAMVVLAAVAVPVYHRLKVYTAYEYLERRFDLKTRLLAAGLFLVQRGLAAGLTIYAPSIVLSVLLGWDVSTTVLIMGGLVVLYTTLGGSRSVQWTQFLQFTIMMGGLLGALGTVVALLPDGISWTTALRVAGQMGRLRAVDFSLDFHDRYTLWSGLIGGFFLALSYFGTDQSQVRGYLTGRSVAQSRLGLLFNGIVKVPMQFFILLTGATVLAFHQFVAPPLYFNPVETARLRASPYAAEYAALEAEYAEAFRVKEAAARRLAAALQRKDASDVEAARAALTTAQARIEDIRRRVARLIRQVNPRAETSDVNYIFLAFVLRHFPAGLVGLMIAVVFAAAMSSVAAELNALASTTVVDVYRRMVRRTADERHYVVVSKAATLAWGILAIAFAGYAHRLGSLVEAVNILGSLFYGTILGIFLVAFFCKGIGGTATFLAALMAEAAVVACFLWTDISFLWYNAVGCLLVVGLAYPLQGFLRRRRARGE